Genomic segment of Apium graveolens cultivar Ventura chromosome 7, ASM990537v1, whole genome shotgun sequence:
CAGAGTCTTCTCTTACTGAACAGCCTTCATCCCAGATGGCCACAAAAGCTATTAGTAGAACTGGTGGATATAGTTATGCAAGACTTATAGATGAGGCAAATAAAGGGAATGCAGCCTCCAATATTTATATTTCAGCACTACTCCATGTAGTTAGTCACTGCTCTCTTTGTATCAAGCATGCTCGACTTACTAGTCAGATGGAAGCACTAGACATCCCATATGTCGAAGAAGTTGGTTTGCGAAATGTATCCTCAAACCTGTGGTTCCGACTCCCATCTTCCAGAGGTGATACATGGAAGAACATATGCTTGCGGCTTGGACGACCAGGAAGCATGTATTGGGATGTCAAGATTAGTGATCAGCACTTTAGGGAGTTGTGGGATCTTCAGAAGGGAAGCAATTGTACTTCATGGGGTTCTGGTGTTCGTATTGCAAATACATCTGACGTAGACTCTCATATTCGTTATGATGTGGAAGGTGTTATTCTGAGTTACAACTCTGTTGAGGCTGACAGCATCAAAAAGTTGGTAGCAGATATTCAAAGGCTCTCCAATGCTAGGATGTTTGCTCTTGGAATGCATAAACTGCTAGGTGTAAGTTCAGAAGAAAGGTTGGAAGACAGCGGTACATATTATGATGGTAAAGTATATGCAGGAGTAAAATTTGTTGGTGAGGGAATTGACAAGTCTTCAGAACAAATGAAGAAGGCGTTTAGAATTGAAGCAGTTGGATTGATGAGTCTATGGTTCAGTTTTGGCTCGGGGGTCCTTGCTCGCTTTGTTGTGGAATGGGAATCAGGTAAAGAAGGATGTACGATGCATGTTTCTCCTGACCAGCTTTGGCCGCATACCAAGGTACAGATATTTGCATGATGTCATTTCCATGCATAATACGTAAAAGAATGCCAATTAATTGTTGGTTGTCCATAATGATTGTTATCTATATGCGCGCGTGTGCCATAAACTGTTTACTCCTACTACATACTGACTACTTAATGATGATTATATAGTAAGATTCCTAGGAAATTACTATACAGTAATCACCTCCTTTACCACCTAATTCTATGTAGCCGTTTTTATTCTGCTGCAGAAAGTATTTAGTCATGAAATCTGCTGATAGAATAGGCGAACGCTCTTCGGAAGAGGGAGGATTGGGGCAACTGGCAAGTGATCTTGGTTTCCCAAGTCCTGCTTGTATAAAAGCTCTTAATAGAAAATTTTATATGTTAAGCTGTTAGGAACTGCAGTACATTAGTATTGAGTGAAATAAGTAGTAAGGGTATTTGTGTCATTACCAACTGAGTTAGTTATGAGTAGACCTGGCAATTTGGATAATCGGATTGGGTCAATTTCGGATCGGATCCACTTTCGGATTATGATGTATTTGGAGTCCTCGGATCGGATCGGATGTGGTTCGGTTCGTGTCTAATTCGGATTAAAATCGGATGAAATTTGGATTAAGATCGGACAAAGCTGTTCAAATATTTTCGGATTGTGACATTCATTTTTTCAATTTGTGAGACTTTAATACATATCTTTTTATtaaatttagtatttttaatataatacaatGTACTTTTGCTAATAAATAGGGAATTTTCTTAACAGTTAATGTATATGGACAATAAGTTATGACCCATTAAACCATAATAACTAAACTAAACTTAATTATATCTTTTTCTAATTCGGATTTATAACGGATCACACAGTTTGGGTCAAATTCGGTTCAGATAATATATTATTCGGTTATAATCCGATCTAGTATTTCGGATCATTTTCGGTTAAATTTTCGGTTCAGCTATTTTTCGGGTCAATTTAAATTGATTTTCGGATCATTATCAGAATGTAGGGTTCGGATCTCGGCTTGGATCCCGTTTCCAtaaatttcggttcggttcttcGGATCACAACCCATTTCGCCGGGTCTAGTTATGAGCCATATATAGCAGTCATGTTTGTACTTTCAGATTATGCTTTATGAAATGTTAGAAATTGGACTTAGTTTCACCAAATTCTCTCTCCCTCATACGGAATTAAAGAAAAAAGCGAATAGTAGTACAATTAAATATGTATTGCAACGTCAAGGACTCAGTTTCGAAGTTTTCTTAAAGTTTTTGTTGTTCAAGTAACTGGTAACTGAAAGTGCAGAAAAGTAAGATAATAGCAGAGAAATAGAGAGGATAGAGATAGAGAACAGTGAATTAAAGAGATTGAGAAAAGAGATAATTGAGAGAGATCAGATGGAGAGGATTGGCATAATGATTTTTTTGTGTAAAATCAACATCGTAGAAAGTTTACTAACATTTGTGCTATTTATAGACTTCTGACTAGCAGAACTGAATATTTAAAATGACACAACTACCCTTTGACCAATACTGAACTAAATTAACTATGCAATTCCTGCCATACAGTTACAATTTTAATACATTTACTATAAAATATGCTAAACCATATGCGATTGTCTGGTTTCAAATCTTCGCCTTCAACTATGAAACTAGTATTAGTTTATTATTTGTAGTTATGAATCAAACTCGAGACAATTCTTATGTCAATATTATTCTTTTATGTTTGGATCATCTTTTAGTAGTAGATTTAATGGTCCATAAGCTTTTGGCGGTACAGTGACGACCAAATTATATAAGTATCTTTATCTATTAGTATTGTATTAGTCTCCATTTCTTTGCTTTTAATTGTCTGATTTTTTATTACCTTTCTGTGAAATATAATGTGCTGTTTTTCTTCAGTTTTTAGAAGATTTTATAAATGGAGCTGAAGTTGCATCGCTTTTGGATTGCATTCGTCTGACTGCGGGACCACTACATGCTCTTGCTGCTGCAACACGTCCTGCAAGGGCTGCTCCGGTTTCTGGGATTCCTGGTGTTACAGCAGTGAGCTCTACTGCCCCAAAACAAATTGGGTATATTCCATCTCAGGGACCAACCAgttcaggtacaaataccattCAGGTCCCATCTGGTATTGTAGGGAATACCGGTGCTTCTACGAATACAGGCACTCTTAGTACTCACAACCTTCAGACTGCTGCAATGTTGGCTGCTGTTGTCGCTGCTGGGCGTGGTGGTCCTGGCATTGTTCCTAGTTCACTTTTGCCCATCGATGTCTCTGTTGTCCTTCGTGGCCCCTACTGGATTCGGATCATATATCGCAAAAATTTTGCTGTTGATATGCGGTGTTTTGCTGGAGATCAAGTTTGGTTACAGCCAGCAACACCACCCAAAGGGGGCCCATCAGCTGGAGGATCTTTACCATGTCCTCAATTTCGTCCTTTCATCATGGAGCATGTTGCTCAAGAGCTGAATGGATTTGACCCTAATTTTACAGGTGTTCAGCAAGCAGTTGGCCTGGGAAATATGAACGTTGCAGGTCCAGGTACAGCTTCAGGTACAGGTCTAGGGTCAGCTACACAGTTGTCTGCTAACAGTGGAAACCGAGTTGCCATCCCTGGCTCCGCTGGAATATCCCGTTTAGGTAACCAAATTAATGGTCTCACTCGTGTTGGAAATTCTCTTCCGGCTTCCACAACTTCAGCTGTTGTTAGTTCTGGGTTGCCATTGCGTAGATCACCAGGAGCAGCTGTTCCTGCTCATGTTAGAGGTGAACTAAATACGGCAATTATTGGACTTGGGGATGATGGAGGTTATGGTGGTGGGTGGGTTCCTCTTGTTGCTCTGAAGAAAGTTCTCAGAGGAATCCTCAAGTACTTGGGTGTCTTGTGGCTTTTTGCTCAGTTACCAGATCTGTTAAAAGAAATATTGGGGTCTATTCTCAAGGACAATGAAGGTGCACTCTTAAATCTTGACCAGGAGCAGCCAGCCTTGCGCTTTTTTGTGGGGTGAGAAATttatattgtttagcacttgttagCAGTAACTTTCTATTTAATTTTACTTTCGTTTTTCAGTTATTTTCAACTATTTGTTGCTCATTTATCCTTTTTAATGCTTTTTAGTGAATCTTTGCGTAAACCCAAAACCTTTTTAGTTTGAGCCTTTGTCTTCACACAATTGTTTGGTTGATTATTAGGTGAGATTTATAAAGTACAAAAATGATTTCAGTCGACATGTGTGGTATGGGTGATGGTTGAAGGGTGCACTAAAATTTATGAACTTTtgatattaattttttttaatatgcTTTACTTATATGTGGGGAATTTATTGAGGCAAAGCTACTTGTGAATTATGTAGaagtaaaatatatattaaacTAAATTAGAAAGAACGAATAGATTTTTCTATGTGTACCATACCTAAGAACAGGATCGGGTAAAAGAAGTTGGACAGAAGAAATGACAGATTCGTCTGCTAAGATAAGAAGATGATAGATCCGGTTTTCATGTCTTCAACTTCATGTTGACGCTTTTTTGTTGGACTTTTATCCAAGGAAAACAATTTAGTCATAGGAGTTGTCAATTACAATACTTGTTTACCTCAACCCCATTTCCAAGCTGTTCCCTTGTGTCTAAAGAACTGGAGTTGCATGTAACTGTGCCAGCTGGTAGTTGGAAATGCTAAACATGTTCCCGATGTGTCTACTTTCTCAAGAAACAGAGTGACTGTATTGAATACACATGCATATAGCCATTCTATCTCTCTGAATATCCATGTTCAGTTTACACACTCCCATGTCTTTGCAACCGAAGTTTTTGTCTCTAATTCAGAACTGCACATGCACAGGCATGCTATAAAAAAGGGATGCACATGGACTTACTCTTGTAGTCTTGTAACATGATAAGGATGCATGAATATTAGTCAGCACTGTTTAGTTCAATTTATTTAGTATACATAAGTAAATGACTTTTATTTGTTATTTACTTCATAACATTGGTTATATGATTCATGTTTGTGGTTGCAGGGGTTATGTATTTGCCGTTAGTGTGCATAGGGTTCAGCTTCTTCTCCAAGTTCTTAGTGTGAAGAGATTTCATCACTCACAACAGCAGCAGCAGAACCCAGCTATTGCTCAAGAGGAGCTAACCCAGGCTGAAATAGGTGAAATATGCGACTATTTCAGCCGCCGTGTTGCATCAGAGCCTTATGATGCTTCTCGTGTTGCGTCTTTTATTACTCTTCTTACATTACCAATTTCAGTTTTGAGAGAGTTTTTGAAGCTTATTGCATGGAAGAAGGGATTGGCCCAGGCACAAAGTGGAGACATAGCTCCTTCACAAAAGTCTCGCATTGAATTATGTCTGGAGAATCATTCAGGATTAAATATCCACGGGAACCTGGAAAATGTATCTTCCTCAAAAAGTAATATCCATTATGATCGTCCTCATAATTCTGTTGATTTTGGGTTGACCGTTGTTCTTGATGCTGCTCACATGCCCCACATAAATGCTGCTGGTGGGGCTGCTTGGTTGCCCTACTGCGTTTCTGTGAGGCTAAGATATTCATTTGGTGAAAAACCAAACGTGTCGTTTCTAGCAATGGAGGGAAGTCACGGTGGCCGAGCTTGCTGGCAACGGCTTGATGACTGGGATAAATGCAAACAGCGAGTAATCCGAACCGTGGAAATGAATGGAAATTCTACAGGGGAACTTAACCAGGGAAGGTTAAAAATAATTGCAGATAGTGTACAAAGGACCCTGCACGTGTGCCTACAAGGATTGAAAGATGCCAGTGCAGTTCCCGGGAGCACGGTAATGTCATAAATAAGTCTGGCGACTGCACATCAAAATCTTTATTAGCATGTTATTGATTGCATTTCCTTTTGTTGTAGAGGGAAGCCGCGGTTATGATGAATGAAGAGTTTCGTATCTGAAACAGCTGATTTTGGTTTAGGTAGGTTGCTGTTTTTCGTTGTACAGGTAAACGTTTCGATTCTGTATAAAAAATGCTTGCTCCCAGTGTAACTCCCTCAACCAAATCCCAAAACCATGCAACAAATGTGTGGCATCACACAAGCAGCTAAAGGGCGTAAATGGAGCTTCTGCTATGATTTGGTGGACTGATAAATAGACTTCGAAAAATATATTTTGTTCTTCAGGAACCAGTGTAGATGTAAATGGATTAATTTTCATGTTTGATGTGTTGTATTGCAAGAGCAGATTTTTAATTCTCATCAAATTTTCATGATTAATTTTCATGTTTGATGTTTGATGATTTGGGGTTCTCTCTGAAGAGAAATGTTAGGTCGTCGAAATCGTTCCCGAATGCCTGATTATCATCGTGCTATTGGTATGGGCTCATTATGCATTAATATGAGTTCACAAATAAAATGCACGTGTTATATTATAACATTTTCGAGATCCTTTTCGGAGCACGTGAGATTACTCATCTTAAACAATCGCCAATTTATGAGTTGCTAACTATTTTCATCAGTACATAAGCCAAAAAAATGTTACTCGAAAAAAAGTATAGTTTcacaatatttttttaatttattttttaaataaaagtttaaacattaaACAGCAATACATCACTATAACCActtcattttataataatttttggTATCGAATATGATAATTtactatttttaaaaataataggACAAATAAGGAAAGAGTAAATTAAATCACAAAGTAGCATTAAATTGCAAAGTAAAGTTTAAAAATCAACAAGATTTAAAACACAAAGGGGCAAAATTAAAACCGAAGCAAACTTAAAGGCATAAATCAATCAAATGTACTAAGATGTATCACTATCAAAACAAAACAATTGGTTGCCTGTAAAATAAGTTGAGcacaatctctctctctctctctctctctctctctctcactcacaaacaaactctctctctctcacaaacaaactctctctctctctctctctctctccctctctctctctgtttTCTGTTTCTCTCTCGaaatctgtgttctgttattCTGTTTTCATTTCTTCAAATCACAATGTTGAAACTAATCTACACGAGTGAGTGAGTGAATTAGTGAGTGGACTCGTGAATGGCGACGATTGGAGCGGTTCCTGAGCTGTGTGTATGTATAAACACCAAATTGGTGAGTAATAAGAGTGAGATTTGTGGTGGATTAGTGAGGAGGAGTGGTAGTGTTAGGGTTTTGAATGTGTACGGAaagaggaggagatggagagtgAAGGCGGCGGCGAGGAGTGATGTGAATGGGAATGTGCGTGTGATTGAGAAGAGTAGTGGTAGTGGTAGTGGTGGTAAGGTGAATGGTAATCGGAGCGGTCTTGTCGATATTCCGGTCTCTTGCTACCAggtaatctctctctctctctatgtCTATGTATGTGTGAAATGTATGTATGAAGctgtgtgagagagagagagagggagggaggagagagagaaagggagagggagggagagagagaaagagagagagagagagagagagagagagagagagaggagggagggaaggggagagtgagagagagagagagagggagggagggagggagacaGGGAAGCAGAGAGGGAGGCAGGGAGACAGAGAGAGATGAAGCCATTAGAGAGAGGGAGGGGAGAGAGAGATATAAAGTTATATAGGAGGGAGAGGGAGAAATGAAGGAAGAAGCTATAGAGAGATGGAGTAAATTCAGGAATTAAAAAATGAAAAGCAACACATGTGTGTCTTGTGTGTGCGCGTGCGCGCGAGGGACGGGGAGTAATTTAGAAATTAGAACTATAAGCAACATATAAGTCAGTAGGATTCTTGTGATGTAATAGCATTTATTGTAAATTGAGTTTGTATGTGTGTGAATCTGTTTGCACATGTGTATTCTCACGGTTTTGTTcttattttgtgtgtgtgtgtgtctgtgtgGATCAATAGGTTTCTTGTGATGTAATAAGAATTCCTTTAGATTGATATCTTAGTTGATGTAAGCTTAATTTAGCTGTATATTGACATTTGATGCTACATAGAAGTGTACAAAATTCAGTTAGTTCAAAATTTATGTGTCAGAGGATTGTTAAAAGGGGTTTTATATTAATTTCTAGTCTCTTTCCTATAAATAATTTCAAGTATTCAGAAAGAAATTTGGTCATGAAATGGCAACTGAAGGGCATTTTTTGGCTGTaaatatagtttttaaaactgcACCTTGTTAGCCTAAGCCATCAGAACACTGAACATTTCTACCATGACCAATATGCTATTCTGTATTGAAAtgtttataatttttttgttgaGGTGCAATCAATTAGGAATGCTATGCTAATTTGATTCAATTAAAATGTAGTGATTATTCTAACATTTACCCACAACACCTTGGGATTTCGATCCAATATTATCTTTCTGATAGGTATTTCCATCGAGTGAAAAGATAATTTCTAAATGGCACTTTGCCTTGTAGAGGCGAGTCTTTCTGTAAATTTGTGCTTCTTCCTTACTTTCTTGTTAGAAATTTGCAGCTTCTTGGTGT
This window contains:
- the LOC141672255 gene encoding mediator of RNA polymerase II transcription subunit 14; this encodes MGELGQETVKLSTIVSRTAEESYVSLKELVDKCRENELSDSDKKISILKYLVKTQQRMLRLNVLAKWCQQVPLIQYSQQLASTLSSHDMCFTQTADSLFFMHEGLQQARAPIYDVPAATDIFVAGGYQRLPKCVEDMGIQGTLTEEQQKPTLKKLDTLVRSKILEVSLPKEISEVKVSDGTALLRVDGEFKVLVTLGYRGHLSMWRILHLELLVGERSGLVKLEEVRRHILGDDLERRMAASDNPFVTLYSVLHELCIVLIMDTVIRQVQALRQDRWKDAIRFELISDGNLGQGGNAVSSQTSQDGETDSTVLRTPGLKLFYWLDFVKNPGATDVGSCPFIKIEPGPDLQIKCLHSSFVVDPLLDKEADLSLDLNCIDVEKLLLGAIYCNRYTRLLEIYKELGRNGHICQAADDVLLCTQEDDSDGGYEKKDDDSNAKGKEVLRVRAYGSSYFTLGINIRNGRFLLHSSKNILASSTVLECEEALNNGSMSAADVFVSLKTKSILHLFARIGRFLGLQVYEQGFSAVKLPKNILSGSAMLVMGFPECGSSYFLLMQLDEDFKPLFKLLETQPDPSRKAQSFVDLNHVIRLKNIDIDMMHILEDELNLSLLDSLPLDNDMGANQNPEIGLLSEFSTRASKVNSVLPTSFSSVVDEVFELERGSSAPYSVQSPSSMFASSPASHIGPVARNLYGMRAGTSPKWDVGSQLNNLTKVANLNTNYSNLPYLSSNLTGLSQPSSATLLSSGPGKSTSVNKLSASKSDQDIPSLRSPYSAEVGLYTTTDEGQLVSNQSARLSQQPDLQVSTASAKVISSTNSLPIGTANGSLYVSRSRSLVATSMSEGPDSAIILRQEKGSGKRTLSDMLNLIPSLRFSEVNGRSSKRRKLTESSLTEQPSSQMATKAISRTGGYSYARLIDEANKGNAASNIYISALLHVVSHCSLCIKHARLTSQMEALDIPYVEEVGLRNVSSNLWFRLPSSRGDTWKNICLRLGRPGSMYWDVKISDQHFRELWDLQKGSNCTSWGSGVRIANTSDVDSHIRYDVEGVILSYNSVEADSIKKLVADIQRLSNARMFALGMHKLLGVSSEERLEDSGTYYDGKVYAGVKFVGEGIDKSSEQMKKAFRIEAVGLMSLWFSFGSGVLARFVVEWESGKEGCTMHVSPDQLWPHTKFLEDFINGAEVASLLDCIRLTAGPLHALAAATRPARAAPVSGIPGVTAVSSTAPKQIGYIPSQGPTSSGTNTIQVPSGIVGNTGASTNTGTLSTHNLQTAAMLAAVVAAGRGGPGIVPSSLLPIDVSVVLRGPYWIRIIYRKNFAVDMRCFAGDQVWLQPATPPKGGPSAGGSLPCPQFRPFIMEHVAQELNGFDPNFTGVQQAVGLGNMNVAGPGTASGTGLGSATQLSANSGNRVAIPGSAGISRLGNQINGLTRVGNSLPASTTSAVVSSGLPLRRSPGAAVPAHVRGELNTAIIGLGDDGGYGGGWVPLVALKKVLRGILKYLGVLWLFAQLPDLLKEILGSILKDNEGALLNLDQEQPALRFFVGGYVFAVSVHRVQLLLQVLSVKRFHHSQQQQQNPAIAQEELTQAEIGEICDYFSRRVASEPYDASRVASFITLLTLPISVLREFLKLIAWKKGLAQAQSGDIAPSQKSRIELCLENHSGLNIHGNLENVSSSKSNIHYDRPHNSVDFGLTVVLDAAHMPHINAAGGAAWLPYCVSVRLRYSFGEKPNVSFLAMEGSHGGRACWQRLDDWDKCKQRVIRTVEMNGNSTGELNQGRLKIIADSVQRTLHVCLQGLKDASAVPGSTREAAVMMNEEFRI